From the genome of Blautia hydrogenotrophica DSM 10507:
GTGGTATTGACAGTGATATCTCTGGGGACCAGGGTTTTTCTAGCTTATACCTTGGCGCCGATTCCATCTATAGGAGTGACGGGAATTTGGGCATCGGTCCCCATTGGCTGGATATTGGCAGATTTGACAGGGGTTATTTATTATAGGAAAAAGAAGAATCAGATTTTGACAGTAAGAAAAGAATTTCTATGAATAAGGATGCAACTAGCGCAGCTCGCCGCGGGAAATTATTTCACCACGACAAGCTGCGCTTTTTAAAATTCAGACAGCCAATGGGCAGACGAAAAAGTACATTACGATAAAGTGACAGATACTTCCAGCCATCACGAAAATGTGAAAAATCTCATGTGAACCGAAATTCTTGTGTTTGGCATCAAAGATTGGGAGTTTCAGACCATAAATGACACCGCCGATGGTATAGATAATTCCACCGGCTAACAGCCAACCAAATCCAGCATGGGAAAGTGAGTGGTAGATAGGAACCAGGGCCAAAACACAAAGCCAACCCATGCCAATATACAGGATGGAAGAGACCCATTTCGGACAGGTAATCCACGCCGCTTTAAAAATGATTCCTATGATTGCGATCGTCCACACAGCGATACAAAGGCCATAACCTAGGGTATTGTTTAAAGTAATCAAGCAGATAGGAGTATAACTGCCAGCTATCATAATAAAAATCATCATGTGATCGATTTTTCTAAGACGACGATTGACTTTCTCTGTGGAGTCTACGGAGTGATAGACTGTGCTTGCAGTGTAGAGCAAGAACATGGTGAAAATAAAAATAGCAAGGGGGATGATAGTCTCAGCTCCAGAAGAGCTAGCTGCTTTAAAAAGCAATGGTACTGCGCCGATTAGTGCTAGCAGCATTGCGATACCATGGGTGATTGCGCTACCTGGGTCTTTTAATTTTAATGTCATAAAAAGTCGCCTCCTGTTATAAATAAAACTTTGACAAGTAGTTTTTAAAACTATATATTAAGTATATGATAACTATAACACTTTTTATTCAAAAATCAAGAGGTTTTTGGAAAAAAAAATCTCCCGGAAAGAGAGATTTTTTAGATCAAATGTATTTTTTTCCATTTCCCTGTGAGAACCCGAAGCAAGGAGATTAGATAGTTGATAGACCAACCAATGGGAACAGCCATCCAGATTGCTTGAATGCCCCAACTATGAGCAAAATGGTTGGCAATAAATACTCTCAGGGCGAGATTGACTAAATTTGCCAGTGTAAAGATCAGCATGTCTCCGGAGGCTCTGAGAATCGCGTCAGTACAGCATTTTAGTCCTATGAAGATATAAAAAAAGGACTGGAAGATCATATAAGCAGAGGCCACAGAATAAGCTTCTGTACCAGAAGAGGCATCCAGAAAACCACTCAAAAATGTATTGCCGAACAAATGCAAGATCAGGCAGAGAAAAACGGCAATGGATGCATCTATGAGGTAACAGGCTTTGTATGCTTGCTTCACACGTTCAGGTTGCCTAGCCCCTAAATTTTGGGCGGAGAAGGAAGACATTGCGTTTCCAACGGCAGTCATGGGTACAATGCATATAGATTCTATGCGCATTCCAGCGGTGTAGCCAGCCATTACAGAGGAACCAAAGCTGTTGACGACGACTTGGACTAAAAGCATTCCTATATAGACGATAGACTGCTGCAAGATAGAGGGAACGCCGATTTTGGTCATTTTCCATGTAATGGTTCTACTGTAGATTTTTTGGGGATCTGAGGTCTGTGGACTGTCTGAGAGGCCATTGGTTTGATAATTAGCTTTAAGTCGGCGCATTAGTAAAAGAAATGAGACGATGGATGAGATTCCTTGGGCAATCAGAGTGCCCACAGCAACGCCTAAGACTCCCAGGTCAAGTCCTATCACAAACGCCAGATCAAAGAAGATATTCAAAACAGAAGAAAAAATTAACAGACAAAGAGGTGTCTTCGAATCTCCCATAGAGTTAAAAATAGAAGCAAGTATATTGTACATGAACAAAAACGGGAGGCCATAAAAATATATTTTCAGGTAGATACCTGCCTCGGCCAATACATTTTGAGGCGTATCCATCCATATTAAGATTTGGTGATGAAAAAAAGCTCCGAAGACTCCTAGAAATAAACTGATTCCCAGAAAATTGAAAAGGGCAGTGTAAATGGAAGTCTTCATTTTTCGTATATTTCCGGCCCCCAGATATTGAGAGATAATCACAGAACTTCCAATCCCACCTCCTATGGCAATGGCGATAAACACATTGGTAATAGAATAGGAGGCTCCCACTGCAGCCAGAGCGTTCTCGCCTACGTATTTACCGACTACAGCAGAGTCTACGAGGTTATAAAGTTGCTGAAACAGATTTCCAATCATCATGGGGACTGCAAAAAGGAAAAGAGTTTTTCCTGGTGAGCCTGTGAGCATGTTGGATTGATTCATGGCAGATACCTTCCTTAATTGTTAAAATTTCCTCATTTCTTTATTATATAATGAAAAAGAAAATAGTTCAAATAAAGTGAGAAAGGTTAAACGCGTATAAATTCCTCTTTTTTACAGATACTACAATCATCTACACGATGAAGATATAAAACGGAGGGATTTTTATATGAAAGCTACAGGAATTGTCCGAAGAATTGACGATCTTGGAAGAGTGGTAATACCAAAGGAAATTCGTCGCACACTTCGGATTAAAGAGGGAACTCCTTTGGAGATATTTACAGACCGTGAAGGGGAGATTATCTTAAAGAAGTATTCACCGATTGGCGAACTTAGCATTTTTGCGAAGGAATACACCGAAGCTCTTTCTCAGACGACAGGTTTGATTTCCTGTATCGCGGATCACGATCAAATCGTGGCAACCTCTGGAAGTGGAAGCAGGGAGTTCCAAGGAAAAGAAATCAGCCAGGAACTGGAAGCTTTGATTGGAGGAAGAGAAGCAAAGTGCAGTAAATTTGGAGAAAAAGGACACATTCAGGTAGTCAAGGAACAGAAAAATGAAGCTCCTTCACAAGTGATTTGGCCGATTATCTGTTCAGGCGATGCTATTGGCGCGGTTATTCTGATGGGCAGAGAAGAGAAAGACATTATGGGAGAGACTGAGAAAAAACTGGTCCAGACAGCCGCTGGTTTTTTAGGCCGTCAGATGGAACAGTGACTTAGCTGATGGTATTCTTCCAATGTCATCCCAGTCCATTTTAAGTAGACAGACAGAGATTTAGTGACATACCGGATATGCCAGGGTTCCCAGGGGTATCCGGTAATATGCTGTTTATCCTTAGGATAGCGCAGAATAAAGCCATAGAGTGGAGCATGGGCATAGAGCCATTTTCCCTCAGGGGTGTCTGCAAATTTTTCTGACAAATTAAGGCCAATGCTGAGACAGGACACATCCAAGGCAAGACCACTTTGATGTTCGCTTGCGCCAGGCGGTGCAATTTGAGAAGAACCATTGTATAATTGTGATTGACGACTGTAGGAACGGTAACCGGAGATACCATAAAGTTGGATATCACAGGAGGAGGCCAGTGCGAATAACTCTCGTGCCGCATAGGCAGCCTGTGGCTCCAAAAGACGCTTTGGATCTGTGAGAGGGGCGTCAAAAGGAATTCCGGCATCTATCAGAGAGACCGGGCGATAATCAGGGGATAACGGATGGGACCGATTGATAAGACGTGTATACTGAGACATAAAAAACCTCCTTTTGCTTCGTATAACTATATGAAACAAAAGGAGGTTTTATGTTAGAAGAATTCTTGATCGTCATAGAGATTCTCAGAACCCATTTCATCCAGCAGGCGAGTTTTCAGATCATAAAGTTTTTGAGAAAGATCTACATAGACTTCATGAGGATTGATGAGACGTTTGGATTCTTCCCAGAGAGTATCCATTTCCTGACGGCAGTATGCCTGAAGTTCCATCACGGAAGGTGAGTGGTAAACTTTTTTGCCATTTAGGAATATTGGAGTTAAAAGCTCTCTCATAATATAGGTTCCTCCCAGGACACGAGTCTTTTTCCAGGTGTCAATGGGATCAAAAATTACCATAGTTTCGCTCTCGTCAAAGGTTTCGTCTGCGAGACAGATTAAATCAGCTTTGATTTTACCGGTGGATTTATTGTAAATTCGATAAATCGTTTTGTTGCCGGGATTTGTGACTTTCTCTGTGTTCTCGGAGAGTTTGATTTTGGGGATAAATTCATTACTGTCCTTATCCTTGATTGCGGCTAGCTTGTATACACCGCCGAATGCAGGGTTATCGTTACAGGTAATTAAGTTTGTGCCGACTCCCCAGGAGTTGATTTTTGCGTCCTGAGCTTTTAAGCTGTCAATCAGGTATTCGTCCAAATCACTGGAAGCAGAAATGACGGCGTCGTCAAATCCAGCGGCGGCAAGCATCTTATAAGCTTCTTTGGACAGATAGGCTAGATCGCCGCTGTCCAGACGGATTCCGTACCGGGTCAGAGGGATTCCCTCTTCACGCATTTCTTCAAATACCCTGATTGCGTTGGGAACTCCGGATTTTAAAGTATCGTAGGTATCCACGAGCAGAATACAGGCGTCCGGATAGAGCTTTGCGTAGGTTTTGAATGCGGTATATTCATCTGGAAAGCTCATGATCCAACTGTGAGCATGGGTACCAAGTACTGGGACATCGAACATTTGTCCGGTGAGTACGTTGGAGGTACCGATGCAGCCGGCGATAATGGCAGCTCTTGCGCCAAAAATTCCGGCATCAGGTCCCTGAGCACGGCGAAGTCCAAATTCCATAATACCGTCCCCGCGGGCGGCGTGTACGACTCTGGATGCCTTGGTCGCAATCAGACTTTGATGGTTGATAATATTTAAGATTGCAGTTTCTAAAAGCTGTGCCTCGATGACGGGAGCGATAACTTTTAACAGAGGCTCATGAGGGAATACGACTGTACCTTCAGGAATAGCATAGATATCACCGGAAAAGTGAAAATCGGACAGATATTCCAGGAAATCTTCGTCAAAGGTATGAAGACTGCGCAGATATTCGATATCATCAGAAGAGAAAGTAAGATTTTCGATGTACTCAATGACCTGTTCCAGACCACAGTTGATAGCATAGGCTCCTCCACAGGGATTATTGCGGTAGAAAACGTCGAAGATTACTGATTGGTCTGTGGGATTTTTAAAATAGCCTTGCATCATTGTCAATTCGTAGTAATCTGTCAACAGAGTCAAATTATTTGCTCTCATAGTTGTTCTCCTTATTCTTATGTTTTCACGAGTATAATTGACTTTTTATCAGTCCTACCCTTATCAATTGAGGGTAGCATCGCTATAAGTATTCCTGTTCACTCACTTGCAGTCCGTGAGCAACAACACGCTTCGCAATGCACACAAACTGCTGTTGCAGCAGTTTGGCGCGAGTATGTCTCGGGATTTTTGTACAAAATATACAAAAACACCTCGCGGAATATTGAAAGTCTAAATTGTAACGTATTCCTATTATACCACATGTTTTCTTAATGTAAAATGAAAAAACCTATGCTATAATGAAAATAAATGTAAAATCTTCTGCTTAAGCAGTTACATTTTTTTGAAAAAAATGAAAAAAGTGCTTGCATTATTAAAAGACATAGTATATAATTCATTTTGTCGCGTGAATAGGGCTATCGCCAAATGGTAAGGCAACGGACTCTGACTCCGTCATTTCCAGGTTCGAATCCTGGTAGCCCTGTCTGAGAGAAGGATTTTGCAGGTGTCTGCAAAGTCCTTTTTGTGTTATGTAATAGAAAAAACCTTGATACGCTAGGTTGAGGTGTCTCGCAAAGCGAGCAAAAAATTTAGATTAGAAACATCATATCGATGAAGGATGAAAAGGACGGGTGAGAGATATGGGGTATCAATTTAGGAGCAGAGTAAGATACAGTGAAATCGATGAAGATGGAAAGCTGACACTGCCAGCTATTTTAAATTATTTTCAGGATTGTTGTACGTTTCATTCTGAGGATGTAGGCTTAGGAATGAAAAAATTGAGAAAAATACACAGAGGCTGGGTTTTGTCATCCTGGCAGATCATTGTGGAGCGCTATCCAGAACATGGGGAAGAGCTGACAGTGGAAACTTGGCCTTATGATTTTAAAGGTTTTATGGGAATGAGGAACTTTATATTGCGCACTTCTCAGGGCGAGAGCTTGTGCAAGGCGAATACTCTGTGGAGTTTTATGAATACGGATTCTGGGATGCCGGTAAAATTGCAGCCGGAGAACACACAGGGATATCAATTGGAACCTAAATTGGAGATGGAGTACGCACCTAGAAAAATCGGACTTTTGAGTCAGGGAGAAAAGCGGGAAAGTTTTCTGGTGCAGAAACATCATTTAGATACCAATCATCATGTGAACAACAGCCAGTATATTACGATGGCTACAGAGTATCTTCCAAAGGATTTTGAAATCTGGCAGATGCGGGCAGAGTATAAAATGCAGGCGAGACTGGGAGAACGGATTATACCTTGGGTATCCGAGGAGCCCAAACGTTGTGTGGTGTCATTGAATCAGGAAACTGGAAAGCCTTATGCTATAGTGGAATTTAGCAAGAAAGAAAAATAAAGAAAAGGAGAATCTATGATTCAATTAGGTAAGAAACAGAAATTACAGGTGTTAAAGAAAGTGGATTTTGGAGTATATCTGGGAGAGCCTATGCAGGCAGATGTGAAGGAGAAAGTACTGCTTCCGATCAAACAGGTGCCGGAACAGACAAAGGAAGGTGATATTCTAGAGGTGTTCATTTATAAAGACTCTATGGACCGTATGATTGCCACTGTGAGAGAACCAGATCTTCAGGTGGGAGAGACGGCCGTCTTGAAGGTAGTTCAGACTTCTAGAATCGGCGCCTTTTTGGACTGGGGACTTGAAAAAGATCTTTTGCTTCCATTCCGTGAACAGACGATGAGGGTAAAGGAGGGGCAGGAGTGTCTGGTGGCGCTCTATATTGATAAAAGTGAGAGATTATGTGCGACCATGAAAGTTTATCCATATCTGTCATTGAGAACTCCCTATGGAATGAACGATGAAGTGCAGGGTCGTGTCTATGAAATCAGTGAACGTTTCGGAGTATTTGTGGCAGTGGATGACCATTACTGTGCGATGGTGCCAAAGAGGGAGGCACAGGGGAAATTTAGAATTGGAGAGGTTCGAAAATTCCGCGTGACTGAGGTGAAAGAGGACGGGAAAATGAATCTGAGCGCTCATCAAAAAGCGTATCTTCAGATTGGAGAAGACGCGAAACTGGTTCGAAAGGTGATAGATGAGTTTGCAGGAGTGTTACCTTTTGATGACAAGGTCTCTCCTCAGGTGATCGAGAGAGAATTCGGTCTCAGTAAAAATGCGTTTAAAAGGGCAGTGGGACATATGTTGAAAAACGGAGAGATCGAGATTAGAGATGGAAGAATTTACAGAAGAGATTGACACGAATACGATGATATGTTGATAGATGAATGGTGACAAAGATGCCTTGTGCGACACAAAGGAGAATTGGTGATGAATTTTACACATCTTCATGTTCATACAGAATATAGTTTGCTGGATGGGTCGAATAAGATTACAGAGTATGTGGAGCGGGTCAAAGAATTAGGAATGGACAGTGCGGCCATCACGGACCACGGAGTTATGTATGGATGTATAGATTTTTATCGTGCCTGCAAAGCAGCAGGAATTAATCCAATCTTAGGATGTGAGGTCTATGTGGCTCCGAGTTCCAGATTCGACAGGGAAACTGGGGCAGGAGAAGATCGGTATTACCATCTGGTGCTTTTGGCAGAGAACAATCAAGGCTACAGTAATTTGATGAAAATTGTCTCAAAGAGCTTTGTGGAAGGTTTTTACTATAAGCCTAGAGTTGATCTGGCCCTTTTGAGGGAGTATCACGAAGGAATTATAGCGTTAAGTGCCTGTCTAGCCGGCGAAGTAGCCAGATATCTGACTAGAGGAATGTATGAGGAAGGAAAAAAAGCGGCACTGAGGTATGAAGAGATTTTTGGAAAGGGAAATTTCTTCCTGGAATTGCAGGACCATGGCATTTCTCAGCAGCAGACGGTGAATCAGCAGCTTTTGCGTATGCATCAGGAGACGGGAATTGACCTGGTGGCTACCAATGATGTGCATTATACTTATGCAGAAGACGAAGCACCTCATGATATTCTTTTGTGTATTCAGACAGGTAAGAAACTGTCCGATGAGAATAGGATGCGTTACGTGGGGGGACAGTATTATGTAAAGTCTGCCGAACAGATGGCGGAGCTTTTTCCCTATGCTTTGGAGGCTCTTGAGAATACTTATAAAATCGGACAGCGGTGCCATGTGGACATTGAATTTGGAGTTACAAAGCTTCCAAAATATGATGTGCCTGAGGGGTATACGTCTTGGGAATATCTGAATAAATTGTGCTTTGAAGGATTGGAAGAACGTTATCAGCCGGTGACGGAGGAACTGAGACAACGCCTAAGCTATGAGCTGGACACGATAAAAAATATGGGGTATGTGGATTATTTTCTCATTGTATGGGATTTCATAAAGTATGCGAGGGACCATGGAATCATGGTTGGCCCTGGAAGGGGCAGTGCTGCGGGAAGTCTGGTGTCCTACACACTGGGAATTACGAAGCTGGACCCAATGCGTTATGATCTTCTGTTTGAGCGTTTTTTGAATCCGGAACGTGTCTCGATGCCGGATATTGATGTGGATTTCTGTTTCGAGCGCCGTCAGGAAGTTATCGACTATGTGGTGAAAAAATACGGAAAAGACCGGGTGGTTCAGATTGTGACTTTCGGTACTTTAGCTGCTCGAGGTGTGATTCGGGATGTGGGGCGAGTATTAGATATGCCTTATTCTCAGGTGGACACCATTGCGAAAATGATACCTACAGAACTGAACATTACGATTGATCTGGCTTTGAAAAAAAATCCAGAACTGGCAAAAGTATACGAGGAAGACCCGGAAATTCACCATTTGATTGATATGGCAAAGCGTCTGGAAGGACTACCGCGACATACTTCTATGCATGCTGCCGGAGTAGTAATCAGCCAGAAGGATGTGGATGAGTATGTGCCACTGTCAAGGGCGGCTGACGGTACGATTACTACCCAGTTCACGATGACTACTCTAGAAGAGCTGGGACTTTTGAAGATGGATTTTCTGGGACTTCGCACGCTGACAGTGATTCAAAATGCAGTAGAATTGGTGGAAGCGGACAAAGGCATTCATCTGGATATGGATGCGATTGACTATAACGATCCGAAAGTTTTGGATTCTCTGGGAACAGGACATACGGACGGGGTATTTCAGCTAGAGAGTGGAGGGATGAAAAGCTTCATGAAAGAGCTAAAACCTCAGAGCTTGGAGGATGTGATCGCTGGAATCTCCCTCTATCGTCCTGGCCCGATGGATTTTATTCCCCAGTATATCCGAGGAAAAAATCATCCGGAGACGATTACCTATGATTGTCCTCAGCTAGAACCGATTTTGAAAGCGACTTATGGGTGTATCGTCTATCAGGAACAGGTTATGCAGATTGTGAGAAATCTGGGAGGTTATACGTTAGGCAGAAGTGACCTTTTACGAAGAGCAATGTCTAAGAAAAAAGCTTCTGTGATGGAAAAAGAAAGGCAGAGCTTTGTCTATGGAAATGAAGAAGAGGGTGTACCGGGTTGCATCAACAATGGAATAGATGAGAAGATTGCCAATAGAATCTATGACAATATGATAGATTTTGCAAAATACGCTTTTAATAAGTCTCATGCAGCTGCCTATGCGGTAGTTTCCTATCAGACGGCTTTTTTGAAGTATTATTATCCGGTGGAGTTTATGGCGGCATTGATGACTTCGGTGATTGATAATCCAGGAAAGGTATCGGAGTATATTTTCACCTGCAGAAAGATGGGAATACAGATACTGCCGCCAGATATTAATCGCGGTGAAACCGTGTTTTCTGTGGATCACGGTGCAATACGTTATGCACTGGCAGCTATAAAAAGCATTGGAAAATCTGTGATTGACGAGATCGTTAAAGAGAGAAAAACCAATGGAGAATTTGTCTCGATGAAGGATTTTGTGACCAGAATAAATAATAAAGATATCAATAAGCGGAGCCTGGAAAATTTTATCAAGGCAGGAGCTTTTGACTGTCTGGAAGGAAACCGCAGGCAGCAGATGATGGTTTATCCTCTGGTTATGGAGAGTGCGATACAGGAAAAGAAAAATATGATGGCGGGACAGATGAGCCTTTTTGATCTTGTGGGTGAGGAGGATAAAAAGGACTATGAAATACAGCTTCCGAAGGTGGAAGAGTATGACCAGGACACGCTGCTGAATTTTGAGAAAGAAGTGCTTGGTATCTATATCAGCGGACATCCCTTGGAGAAATATCGAGCTTTGATGGAAAAGAATGTGACCGCATGGACTTCAGATTTTCAGCCTGACGAGGAGACTGGTTTTCCCAAGGTAAAAGATGGGGTTAAAGCTATCATTGGTGGTATGATAACGGAGAAAAAGGTTAAGTACACTAGAACGAATAAAGTCATGGCGTTTCTGACCTTGGAAGACTTGGTGGGAATCGTGGAAGTTGTGGTGTTTCCAAGGGATTACGAGAAGAATCAAAGACTGATCGAGGTGGATAACAAGGTTCTCATACAGGGAAGAATCTCGGCAGAAGATGACCGAGCCAGCAAATTGATTTGTGAAAAGATTCGGTCTTTCGATGAGATGCCGAGGGAACTTTGGATTCAGTTTGAGTCTCGGCAGGATTATGCTCAAAAGGATGAAGAATTGACGCAGCTTTTGAGAGAATCACCGGGACGAAATGCGGTAGTGGTTTACCTGAAAGATGTCAAGGCCATGAAGCGTTTGCCGGTGTCATACAATGTTCAGATAGAGGATGGGATGCTGGCAAAACTGGCTGGAAAGTTTGGCGGACAGAACGTGAAAGTTGTAGAAAGAGTATTGAAAAATTTTTAGAAATGCTTTAGAATGGACAAAAGTGTGTAAAAGTATAAAAACCGCGATAGATCATCATATAAGATGGAGGAGATTTTATGACGGAAAAAAAGGCAATTAAGACAATTGGAGTTTTAACCAGTGGTGGGGATGCGCCGGGAATGAACGCGGCAATCCGCGCTGTTGTGAGAAGGGGAATCAGCAGCGGACTGAAGGTTAAAGGCATTTACAAGGGATACAATGGCCTTTTGAATGAAGAGATTATAGACATGACAGCCAGAGATGTTTCAGACACCATCGAGCGCGGCGGTACAATTTTGTACACTGCAAGATGTGCGGAATTCCGCACGGAAGAGGGACAGAGGCGAGGCGCTGAGGTCTGCAAAAAGCATGGAATTGAGGGCTTAATTGTCATTGGAGGAGACGGTTCTTTTGCGGGTGCACAAAAATTAGCAAATCTAGGAATTAATACGATTGGGGTTCCAGGGACGATTGACCTGGATATCGCCTGTACAGAGTATACGATAGGGTTTGATACAGCGGTAAACACTGCGATGGAAGCGATTGATAAGGTTAGAGATACCTCGACTTCTCATGAACGCTGTAGTATTATTGAAGTAATGGGAAGAAATGCAGGGTATATTGCGCTCTGGTGTGGAATCGCCAACGGAGCGGAGGATGTCTTACTGCCAGAGCGTTATGATTACGATGAGCAGAAACTGATTAACAATATCATTGAGAGCCGCAAAGCAGGTAAGAAACATCATATTATTATCAATGCGGAGGGTATCGGTCATTCAGAAGCTATGGCAAAGAGAATAGAGGCTGCCACAGGCATTGAGACGAGAGCAACGATTCTCGGGCATATGCAGCGGGGAGGGTCTCCGACCTGTAAAGACCGCGTGTATGCTTCTATAATGGGAGCAAAAGCAGTAGATCTTTTAAGAGAAGGAAAGACCTGCCGAGTGGTGGGCTATAGACATGGAGAGTATGTGGATTTTGATATCAACGAGGCTCTGGCAATGAGAAAAGATGTGCCGGAATATCAGGTCGAAGTCTGCAATTCTCTGTCGCATAACTATTCAAAGCTCAATAAATAAAATATGGATGGGAAAAGATTTAAAAGTAAAATTAAATTGAGTACCCCTCAGATCATTACCCTCGGCTTTGCGGGGGTGATTTTCGTAGGAGGACTTCTTCTTTGGCTTCCATGGGCGACTGTGGAGGGGGAATATACTTCATTTACAGATGCGATGTTTACCTCTACGACTTCTGTCTGTGTGACAGGGCTCGTCACACAGGTCACAGCGACACATTGGACGTTGTTTGGGAAAATCGTGATTTTGGGACTGATTCAGGTGGGAGGCCTGGGAATTGTATCTTTGGTGAGTCTGGTGTTCATCACAGTTCGAAAGAAAATTAATCTGAAGAGCCGTCGGATTATACAGGAAACTTACAATCAGGACCATCTATCAGGCATGGTTGTGATGGTCAAGAGAATTGCCAAGGGAGTTTTTATAGCGGAAGGATTAGGCGCGGTGCTCTATGCATTTACTTTTGTTCCACGGTATGGGATTGCCAGAGGAATTTGGTATTCTGTCTTTCATTCTGTCTCAGCATTTTGTAACGCAGGAATTGACATTTTAGGGCCGGACAGCCTGAGTTCCTATGTGGAAAATGTGCCTGTGAATTTGATCACAATGTTGCTGATTATCACAGGTGGAATCGGATTCATTGTCTGGTGGGATTTGGGGAAGAATATCAAAAAGGTATACAGAAGAGAGATCACTCTGAGGAATTTATGGAAAAATTTGCAGCTTCACAGCAAACTGGTCCTTAATATGACGGCTATTCTCTTAGTGGCAGGTATGGTATTCATTTTGATTTTTGAGTATGATAATCCTGAGACAATTGGAACATTGACGCCCAGCGGGAAAGTATTGGCCTCAGCCTTTCAGTCTGTCACTACCAGAACGGCAGGATTTCTCACGATTGACCAAGCTGGTCTGAGAGACCAAAGTGTGCTGGTATCTCTGCTGTTGATGTTTATCGGTGGTTCTCCCATGGGAACGGCAGGGGGAATCAAAACGACCACGATAGCAGTGCTGATATTGACAGTAAATGCTTATCTGAGAGGAAAACAGGATGTGGAAGTATACCACCGAAAGCTTCGGGAATTGCAGGTGAGAGCTGCGATAGCGGTGTCTATGATTTCATTTGCCGTTTTAATTATCGTGGTTATTGTGTTGTCGGTGATGATGCCCCACGCAGACTTCGTAGATATTACTTATGAGCTAACTTCCGCTCTGGGGACTGTGGGACTGAGCCGAGGAATGACTCCAGCATTGAGCACCGCGGGCAAATGGTTGGTAATTTTTTCTATGTATTTTGGTCGGATTGGACCGATCACTCTGGTGACAGCTATGTTTCTGAAATCCAACAAACGACCAGGGAATGTGAGGCTGGCTGAGGGAAGAGTTCTGATTGGATAGGAGTAAAGTATGAAGAAGAGATCTTATGCAGTAATAGGGCTTGGAAAGTTTGGATATACAGTTGCACTGACTTTGGCGGAGGCAAACTGCGATGTCATGGTGGTGGACAAAGATCCAGAGATAGTGCAGGAGATGTCGGACAGAGTAGCTTATGCAGTCTGCGCGGATGTGACAGAAAATGGGGTTATGGAGTCTCTGGGCGTGGGAAATACGGATGTGGCTGTGATCGGTATCGCTGAGAGTATGGAGGCCAGCATCACAGCGGTCATCCATGCAAAAGATGCGGGTGTTCCTTATGTTCTTGCTAAGGCGATGAATCCCTTGCATGGAAGAATTCTGACGAGAATCGGCGCCGACGAGGTGATTTACCCTGAAAAGGCTATGGGGATGAG
Proteins encoded in this window:
- a CDS encoding S1 RNA-binding domain-containing protein, translated to MIQLGKKQKLQVLKKVDFGVYLGEPMQADVKEKVLLPIKQVPEQTKEGDILEVFIYKDSMDRMIATVREPDLQVGETAVLKVVQTSRIGAFLDWGLEKDLLLPFREQTMRVKEGQECLVALYIDKSERLCATMKVYPYLSLRTPYGMNDEVQGRVYEISERFGVFVAVDDHYCAMVPKREAQGKFRIGEVRKFRVTEVKEDGKMNLSAHQKAYLQIGEDAKLVRKVIDEFAGVLPFDDKVSPQVIEREFGLSKNAFKRAVGHMLKNGEIEIRDGRIYRRD
- a CDS encoding DNA polymerase III subunit alpha; the encoded protein is MNFTHLHVHTEYSLLDGSNKITEYVERVKELGMDSAAITDHGVMYGCIDFYRACKAAGINPILGCEVYVAPSSRFDRETGAGEDRYYHLVLLAENNQGYSNLMKIVSKSFVEGFYYKPRVDLALLREYHEGIIALSACLAGEVARYLTRGMYEEGKKAALRYEEIFGKGNFFLELQDHGISQQQTVNQQLLRMHQETGIDLVATNDVHYTYAEDEAPHDILLCIQTGKKLSDENRMRYVGGQYYVKSAEQMAELFPYALEALENTYKIGQRCHVDIEFGVTKLPKYDVPEGYTSWEYLNKLCFEGLEERYQPVTEELRQRLSYELDTIKNMGYVDYFLIVWDFIKYARDHGIMVGPGRGSAAGSLVSYTLGITKLDPMRYDLLFERFLNPERVSMPDIDVDFCFERRQEVIDYVVKKYGKDRVVQIVTFGTLAARGVIRDVGRVLDMPYSQVDTIAKMIPTELNITIDLALKKNPELAKVYEEDPEIHHLIDMAKRLEGLPRHTSMHAAGVVISQKDVDEYVPLSRAADGTITTQFTMTTLEELGLLKMDFLGLRTLTVIQNAVELVEADKGIHLDMDAIDYNDPKVLDSLGTGHTDGVFQLESGGMKSFMKELKPQSLEDVIAGISLYRPGPMDFIPQYIRGKNHPETITYDCPQLEPILKATYGCIVYQEQVMQIVRNLGGYTLGRSDLLRRAMSKKKASVMEKERQSFVYGNEEEGVPGCINNGIDEKIANRIYDNMIDFAKYAFNKSHAAAYAVVSYQTAFLKYYYPVEFMAALMTSVIDNPGKVSEYIFTCRKMGIQILPPDINRGETVFSVDHGAIRYALAAIKSIGKSVIDEIVKERKTNGEFVSMKDFVTRINNKDINKRSLENFIKAGAFDCLEGNRRQQMMVYPLVMESAIQEKKNMMAGQMSLFDLVGEEDKKDYEIQLPKVEEYDQDTLLNFEKEVLGIYISGHPLEKYRALMEKNVTAWTSDFQPDEETGFPKVKDGVKAIIGGMITEKKVKYTRTNKVMAFLTLEDLVGIVEVVVFPRDYEKNQRLIEVDNKVLIQGRISAEDDRASKLICEKIRSFDEMPRELWIQFESRQDYAQKDEELTQLLRESPGRNAVVVYLKDVKAMKRLPVSYNVQIEDGMLAKLAGKFGGQNVKVVERVLKNF
- the pfkA gene encoding 6-phosphofructokinase, whose protein sequence is MTEKKAIKTIGVLTSGGDAPGMNAAIRAVVRRGISSGLKVKGIYKGYNGLLNEEIIDMTARDVSDTIERGGTILYTARCAEFRTEEGQRRGAEVCKKHGIEGLIVIGGDGSFAGAQKLANLGINTIGVPGTIDLDIACTEYTIGFDTAVNTAMEAIDKVRDTSTSHERCSIIEVMGRNAGYIALWCGIANGAEDVLLPERYDYDEQKLINNIIESRKAGKKHHIIINAEGIGHSEAMAKRIEAATGIETRATILGHMQRGGSPTCKDRVYASIMGAKAVDLLREGKTCRVVGYRHGEYVDFDINEALAMRKDVPEYQVEVCNSLSHNYSKLNK